A stretch of Kyrpidia spormannii DNA encodes these proteins:
- a CDS encoding sigma-54 interaction domain-containing protein, whose amino-acid sequence MEAAGLAVCGEGFRKVLEEARRVAQYPSTVLIEGETGVGKEVVADFIHRNSPRAKMPFTKVNCASIPETLLESELFGYERGAFTGAKREGSPGLFELTDKGTLLLDEIAELSPLLQAKLLRVLQDRVIRRVGGSWTRSLDVRVIASTNQPLRDLVRQGRFRADLFYRLHVVRIAVPPLRERKNEIPGLLAYYMDHFNREFGQSKQMSPGLVQQLSQYDYPGNVRELRNIVESLYVRSPGRLIDGGQVLAEILGSWVGDNSGAPVFTSSGGVPTLAETVAGAERRAIERALGHTSSVRAAAAVLGVSHTTLLRKMRRLGITDAR is encoded by the coding sequence ATGGAGGCGGCGGGACTGGCGGTCTGCGGCGAGGGATTTCGCAAAGTGTTGGAAGAGGCCCGGCGGGTTGCCCAGTACCCATCGACCGTATTGATCGAAGGGGAAACGGGAGTGGGCAAAGAGGTGGTGGCGGATTTCATCCACCGGAACAGTCCCCGGGCCAAGATGCCCTTTACGAAGGTGAATTGCGCCTCGATTCCGGAGACCCTGTTGGAGTCGGAGTTGTTTGGATACGAACGGGGGGCGTTCACCGGAGCCAAACGGGAGGGGAGCCCCGGACTTTTTGAATTGACCGACAAAGGGACCCTGCTCCTCGATGAGATCGCCGAGTTGTCTCCCTTGCTCCAGGCGAAATTGTTGCGGGTTTTGCAGGACCGGGTGATCCGCCGGGTGGGGGGTAGCTGGACGCGAAGCTTAGACGTTCGGGTGATCGCTTCCACCAACCAACCCCTGCGTGATTTGGTGCGCCAAGGCCGGTTTCGGGCGGACTTGTTTTACCGGCTTCACGTGGTTCGAATCGCCGTCCCTCCCTTGCGGGAGCGCAAAAACGAGATCCCCGGGCTGCTCGCGTATTATATGGACCATTTTAACCGCGAGTTCGGCCAGTCCAAGCAGATGAGCCCGGGGCTCGTCCAGCAACTGTCTCAATACGACTACCCAGGGAATGTCCGGGAGCTGCGCAACATCGTCGAATCGTTGTACGTGCGAAGTCCTGGGCGCCTCATCGATGGAGGGCAGGTGTTGGCGGAGATTCTGGGCTCCTGGGTGGGGGACAATTCCGGAGCACCTGTTTTTACGAGTTCCGGCGGTGTCCCGACGCTGGCGGAAACGGTGGCAGGAGCGGAGCGCCGGGCCATCGAGCGGGCGTTGGGCCATACCTCCAGCGTGCGGGCGGCTGCCGCCGTGCTCGGGGTGAGTCACACGACCCTGCTCCGCAAGATGCGCCGCTTGGGCATCACGGATGCCAGGTGA
- a CDS encoding glutamine synthetase family protein, whose product MTSSDWHQEVQQIIQAHQIQLVRVCVQDLGHMSRCREVPSGRFLERMATDGLSFPSALFAFDSSARIVPGAGPGPRSGYPSWHLQPDLSTFSVLPYAPGVARVIADPFESKGQPVDYAPRHVLRRVLERVRAAGFQVKGSFEFEFYAFARDGDSRGQAPIPPDSISPGPSSLHPPGHPAWTGLQCFSEIKQAALEPLLIHLIQTLEAMGARPEVANTEYGPGQFEISYASYWNLEIADMAFYYRTTIREVLAQHGLKATFMSKPLSGFSGSGAHLHHGLYGADGANAFADPQAQDGLSQLCRWFIGGQLAHARTVSALMNPTINGYKRLQPGAFAPHWITWGYDHRETMIRVPPARGEATRIENRLPGADTDPYLALAAALAAGLDGIERRIDPGDPVADRDVSEMAAPVLPRSLSEALDAFEEDPWTEEVFGRSFKEQFLRLRREEVERFLRHVTDWEWMEYEDIF is encoded by the coding sequence GTGACATCATCGGATTGGCATCAAGAAGTTCAGCAAATCATCCAAGCCCACCAAATTCAGTTGGTCCGGGTCTGCGTCCAGGATCTCGGGCACATGAGCCGGTGCAGAGAGGTTCCATCGGGGCGGTTTCTGGAACGTATGGCGACCGACGGGCTGTCTTTTCCCTCCGCATTGTTCGCCTTCGATTCCTCGGCTCGCATCGTTCCGGGGGCGGGGCCCGGCCCACGCAGCGGGTACCCCAGCTGGCACCTGCAGCCCGATCTCAGCACCTTCTCCGTTCTCCCCTACGCTCCGGGCGTTGCCCGGGTTATCGCCGATCCCTTCGAGTCCAAGGGACAGCCGGTGGACTATGCTCCCCGCCACGTCCTGCGCCGGGTTCTGGAGCGGGTACGGGCAGCGGGATTCCAAGTGAAGGGGTCTTTTGAATTCGAGTTCTACGCTTTTGCACGAGACGGGGATTCCCGCGGGCAAGCCCCCATACCGCCTGACTCCATCTCCCCCGGTCCCTCGTCCCTTCACCCGCCGGGGCATCCCGCCTGGACCGGGCTGCAATGTTTTTCTGAGATCAAACAGGCGGCCCTGGAACCCCTCTTGATCCATCTCATCCAAACCCTCGAGGCGATGGGGGCCCGGCCGGAGGTGGCAAACACCGAGTACGGTCCAGGACAGTTCGAAATCTCTTACGCGTCGTATTGGAACCTCGAGATCGCCGACATGGCCTTTTATTACCGGACCACGATCCGGGAGGTGTTGGCGCAACACGGTCTCAAGGCGACCTTTATGAGCAAGCCCCTCAGCGGATTCAGCGGAAGTGGTGCACATCTGCACCACGGGCTCTACGGGGCTGACGGTGCCAATGCCTTCGCCGATCCCCAGGCCCAAGATGGGTTATCGCAGCTCTGCCGATGGTTTATTGGCGGGCAGTTGGCTCATGCTAGAACCGTCAGCGCGCTGATGAACCCCACGATAAACGGATACAAGCGCCTCCAGCCCGGGGCCTTCGCCCCGCATTGGATCACCTGGGGATATGACCACCGGGAAACGATGATCCGGGTGCCGCCGGCCCGGGGAGAAGCGACCCGGATCGAAAATCGCCTCCCCGGAGCAGACACCGATCCCTACCTGGCTCTGGCCGCCGCCCTGGCAGCCGGACTGGACGGGATTGAGCGCCGGATCGATCCGGGAGACCCGGTGGCGGATCGGGACGTGTCCGAAATGGCAGCTCCTGTGCTTCCCCGATCGCTATCTGAGGCTCTGGATGCCTTTGAAGAGGATCCCTGGACCGAAGAGGTGTTCGGGCGGTCTTTCAAAGAACAGTTCCTACGGCTGCGCCGGGAGGAGGTGGAACGTTTTCTCCGCCATGTGACAGACTGGGAATGGATGGAGTACGAAGATATATTTTAG
- a CDS encoding APC family permease codes for MDKCDDHESSLSVEQFGYKQELKRSLSFWDLLVYGLIFMVPIAPMGIYGQVVQTAHGMVVLAYLIGLVGMIFTAFSYFRMSEAFPIAGSAYAYVQRGWNPFIGFLAGWMIMLDYILIPGLLYLVSASWLNELVPGVPTWGWVVVFVVINTIINIRGIQMTNRANWVILVIELLTFLAFCIAALIYVASGTAGTHFTFTPVFNPHEFSWAMVGSATSIAVLSFLGFDGISTLAEETRGGRSTMGKATVAALIVVAALFMVLTYLAAVAYPDYTQFPDPNVAFYFVAERVGGTWLKLLTLVVTVIAWGIANALAAQAAISRLLYSMGRDRMLPAVLSTVHPRYKTPIVSTLVVAALSIIVTAFLSIDNLSRLVNFGALTTFIALNLTVMIYFLGKRRTGRWGAHFLMPLLGILVLLYVWLNFDALTFYLGGSWFILGVIVLLITTRGLRVKPKDIESV; via the coding sequence TTGGATAAATGCGACGATCACGAGTCGTCCCTTTCCGTCGAACAGTTTGGCTACAAGCAAGAGTTGAAACGCAGCCTCAGTTTTTGGGATTTACTTGTGTATGGGCTTATTTTCATGGTGCCCATCGCCCCCATGGGGATTTACGGCCAGGTGGTCCAAACGGCCCACGGCATGGTGGTGTTGGCGTATTTGATCGGCTTGGTGGGGATGATTTTTACAGCATTCAGCTATTTTCGCATGTCCGAGGCCTTCCCCATCGCCGGGTCGGCTTACGCCTATGTTCAGCGGGGATGGAACCCGTTTATCGGTTTTCTTGCCGGCTGGATGATCATGCTGGACTACATTCTCATCCCGGGCCTGCTGTACCTGGTTTCTGCATCGTGGCTGAACGAACTCGTGCCCGGCGTGCCAACCTGGGGTTGGGTGGTGGTGTTCGTCGTCATCAACACCATCATTAACATCCGGGGAATCCAAATGACCAACCGGGCCAACTGGGTCATTTTGGTGATCGAACTGCTGACGTTTTTGGCCTTTTGTATCGCCGCACTGATTTACGTGGCCTCGGGGACAGCAGGCACGCATTTTACCTTTACCCCGGTGTTCAACCCGCATGAGTTCAGCTGGGCGATGGTGGGCTCCGCCACGTCGATTGCGGTGCTGAGCTTCTTAGGGTTTGACGGGATCAGCACCCTGGCGGAAGAAACCCGGGGTGGCCGGTCGACGATGGGCAAAGCCACGGTGGCGGCGCTGATCGTGGTGGCGGCCCTGTTCATGGTGTTGACTTATTTGGCCGCGGTGGCGTACCCCGATTACACGCAATTCCCGGATCCCAACGTCGCTTTCTATTTTGTGGCGGAACGGGTGGGAGGCACCTGGTTAAAATTGCTCACCCTGGTGGTCACGGTGATTGCCTGGGGCATCGCCAACGCCTTGGCGGCCCAGGCGGCGATCTCCCGGCTGCTCTATAGCATGGGGCGGGACCGCATGCTCCCGGCCGTCCTCTCCACCGTCCACCCGCGGTACAAAACGCCCATTGTGTCCACCCTGGTGGTGGCGGCCCTCTCGATCATCGTCACCGCTTTCCTCAGCATCGACAACCTGAGCCGTTTGGTGAATTTTGGTGCACTGACCACCTTTATCGCCTTGAACCTCACGGTGATGATTTATTTTCTCGGCAAAAGGCGGACCGGGCGATGGGGGGCGCATTTCCTCATGCCCCTGTTGGGGATCCTGGTGCTCCTTTATGTGTGGCTCAACTTCGATGCCTTGACGTTTTATCTCGGGGGCAGTTGGTTCATCCTCGGGGTGATCGTGCTACTCATCACCACCCGGGGATTGCGGGTGAAACCCAAAGACATCGAATCGGTGTGA